A genomic segment from Microbulbifer elongatus encodes:
- the oadA gene encoding sodium-extruding oxaloacetate decarboxylase subunit alpha translates to MTEVNSFVNKTPLGITDVVLRDAHQSLFATRMRLDDMLPIAEKLDKVGFWSLESWGGATFDACIRYLGEDPWERIRELKKAMPNTPQQMLFRGQNILGYRHYADDVVEKFVERAATNGVDVFRVFDAMNDMRNLKTALAAVKKQGKHAQGTISYTVSPVHNMDMWVDLGRQIEDMGADSIAIKDMAGLLRPYEGYELVSKLKAAVDIPIHMQCHATTGLSTATALKCVEAGIDNIDTAISSMSMTYGHSPTEAVVAILEGTDRDTGLDINLLEEIAAYFREVRKKYAKFEGSLRGVDSRILVAQVPGGMLTNMENQLREQGAGDRLDEVLEEIPRVRKDLGYIPLVTPTSQIVGTQSVLNVLTGERYKSISKETAAVLKGEYGATPADVNKELQDKVLEGGEPVTCRPADLIAPELDKLSAELKQKSAEERIALTSGEGEIDDVLTYALFPQIGLKFLKNRGDASAFEPVPTGNESSEVKNDQGECVYTVSVEGESYTVTVADGGDVTGMVKVGGESPAGAAAAPAATGGGEPVKAPLAGNIFKVLVKPGDQVAEGQTIVVLEAMKMETAVSAPRAGSVTGVTIKEGDSVAVGDDLLTIA, encoded by the coding sequence ATGACTGAGGTTAACTCTTTTGTTAATAAAACCCCGCTCGGAATTACCGACGTAGTTCTGCGCGACGCCCACCAATCCCTGTTTGCCACCCGGATGCGGTTGGACGACATGCTGCCCATCGCAGAAAAACTGGATAAGGTTGGCTTCTGGTCTCTCGAATCCTGGGGTGGGGCTACCTTTGATGCCTGCATTCGCTACCTGGGGGAAGATCCCTGGGAGCGCATTCGCGAGTTGAAAAAAGCCATGCCCAACACGCCGCAACAGATGCTGTTCCGCGGCCAGAACATCCTGGGCTACCGACACTACGCAGATGATGTGGTGGAAAAGTTTGTCGAGCGCGCAGCCACCAACGGTGTGGATGTTTTCCGTGTGTTCGATGCCATGAACGATATGCGCAACCTCAAAACCGCACTGGCGGCGGTTAAGAAACAGGGCAAGCACGCACAGGGCACAATCTCTTATACCGTCAGCCCGGTGCACAACATGGACATGTGGGTGGATCTGGGGCGTCAGATTGAAGACATGGGGGCGGACTCCATTGCCATTAAAGATATGGCCGGCCTGCTGCGCCCCTACGAAGGCTACGAGCTGGTCTCCAAGCTGAAAGCCGCGGTGGATATCCCCATCCATATGCAGTGCCACGCCACCACTGGCCTGTCTACGGCAACGGCTCTGAAGTGTGTCGAAGCAGGTATCGACAATATCGACACCGCGATTTCCTCCATGTCCATGACCTATGGTCACAGCCCCACCGAGGCGGTGGTGGCGATTCTGGAGGGCACCGATCGCGATACCGGTCTGGACATCAATCTGCTGGAAGAAATTGCCGCGTATTTCCGCGAGGTACGGAAAAAGTACGCGAAATTCGAAGGTTCCCTGCGCGGTGTGGATTCCCGCATTCTGGTGGCGCAGGTACCCGGTGGCATGTTGACCAATATGGAAAACCAGCTGCGCGAGCAGGGCGCTGGTGATCGTTTGGACGAAGTACTGGAGGAGATTCCACGGGTTCGCAAAGACCTGGGTTACATCCCACTGGTCACACCCACTTCGCAAATCGTGGGTACCCAGTCTGTACTGAATGTACTGACGGGCGAGCGTTACAAATCCATCTCCAAGGAAACCGCCGCAGTATTGAAGGGCGAGTACGGCGCAACGCCAGCAGACGTCAATAAGGAGCTGCAGGACAAGGTTCTGGAAGGCGGTGAGCCGGTAACCTGTCGCCCGGCGGATCTGATTGCTCCGGAACTCGACAAACTGTCCGCGGAGCTGAAGCAGAAATCTGCCGAAGAACGTATTGCGCTGACTTCCGGGGAAGGCGAAATTGACGATGTACTCACCTACGCACTTTTCCCGCAGATCGGCCTGAAGTTCCTGAAAAACCGCGGCGATGCTTCAGCCTTCGAACCGGTGCCTACTGGCAACGAATCCAGTGAAGTGAAAAACGATCAGGGCGAGTGTGTGTACACCGTTTCTGTAGAGGGCGAAAGCTACACCGTTACCGTGGCCGATGGCGGCGACGTTACCGGCATGGTGAAAGTGGGTGGCGAGTCGCCTGCTGGCGCCGCAGCAGCACCTGCGGCAACGGGCGGCGGCGAGCCGGTAAAAGCCCCTCTGGCAGGGAACATCTTTAAAGTGCTGGTGAAGCCCGGTGACCAGGTCGCCGAAGGCCAGACCATTGTGGTTCTTGAAGCCATGAAAATGGAAACCGCGGTCAGTGCGCCCCGGGCGGGCAGCGTCACTGGTGTGACCATTAAAGAAGGCGACTCCGTGGCGGTGGGCGACGACCTGCTGACCATCGCGTAA
- a CDS encoding sodium ion-translocating decarboxylase subunit beta, translating to MENLTNLWLSSGANQMTIGQFSMIVVCLGLLFLAIRKNFEPLLLVPIGFGGILANIPGANLALPAVEAAIASGDAGVLAQLSQALGLSASESIDGLKAALESAPAAAAERASQVAADAGFSNGMLYNFYNVAIASGVAPLVIFMGVGAMTDFGPLLANPRTLFLGAAAQFGIFATVLGAVAMSAAGIMDFSIADAAAIGIIGGADGPTAIYVSSLLAPDLLGAIAVAAYSYMALVPLIQPPIMRALTTEQERRIEMVQLRHVSKREKIIFPLVLLILVALFLPDAAPLLGMFCFGNLMRECGVVSRLSDTAQNALINITTIFLGLSVGSKLAADKFLDPKTLGILALGIVAFAIGTAAGVLMAKLMNTMSKNKVNPLIGSAGVSAVPMAARVSNKLGLEANPHNFLLMHAMGPNVAGVIGSAVAAGVMITMVRAMTG from the coding sequence GTGGAAAATTTAACCAACCTCTGGCTTTCGTCTGGCGCCAACCAGATGACGATCGGCCAGTTCTCCATGATCGTGGTCTGCCTCGGTCTGCTGTTTCTGGCGATTCGCAAAAACTTTGAGCCGCTGCTGCTGGTGCCCATTGGCTTTGGCGGTATTCTGGCGAATATCCCAGGCGCCAATCTGGCGCTGCCAGCAGTGGAAGCGGCCATTGCCTCCGGTGACGCCGGCGTGCTGGCGCAACTGTCCCAGGCTCTCGGCCTGTCTGCTTCTGAATCCATCGACGGATTGAAGGCGGCCCTGGAAAGTGCGCCGGCAGCGGCCGCAGAGCGGGCGTCCCAGGTGGCTGCGGATGCGGGCTTTTCCAATGGCATGTTGTACAACTTTTATAACGTGGCCATTGCTTCCGGTGTCGCTCCACTGGTGATTTTTATGGGCGTTGGTGCCATGACGGACTTCGGTCCACTGCTGGCCAACCCGCGCACCCTGTTCCTCGGTGCCGCCGCGCAATTCGGTATTTTCGCAACGGTTCTGGGCGCGGTCGCCATGTCTGCGGCAGGGATAATGGATTTCTCCATCGCCGACGCGGCGGCCATCGGTATCATCGGTGGTGCAGACGGTCCCACCGCGATCTATGTGTCCAGCCTGCTGGCACCGGATCTACTGGGTGCGATTGCCGTAGCCGCCTATTCCTATATGGCCCTGGTACCCCTGATTCAGCCGCCCATCATGCGCGCGCTCACCACCGAGCAGGAGCGCCGTATTGAAATGGTGCAGCTGCGCCATGTGAGCAAGCGCGAGAAGATTATCTTCCCGCTGGTTTTGCTGATACTGGTGGCGCTGTTCCTACCGGACGCGGCACCGCTGCTGGGTATGTTCTGTTTCGGTAACCTGATGCGTGAATGCGGTGTGGTATCCCGACTTTCCGATACCGCGCAGAATGCACTGATCAATATCACCACCATCTTCCTTGGTCTCTCGGTGGGCTCCAAATTGGCCGCAGACAAGTTCCTTGACCCCAAAACCCTCGGCATTCTGGCGCTGGGTATTGTGGCCTTTGCCATCGGTACTGCCGCCGGGGTATTGATGGCAAAATTGATGAACACCATGAGCAAGAACAAGGTCAACCCGCTGATCGGCTCTGCCGGTGTATCCGCCGTGCCAATGGCCGCGCGGGTATCCAACAAGCTGGGCCTGGAAGCCAACCCGCACAACTTCCTGTTGATGCACGCCATGGGCCCGAACGTGGCCGGGGTGATCGGCTCCGCGGTGGCTGCCGGGGTCATGATTACCATGGTGCGCGCCATGACCGGCTGA
- the djlA gene encoding co-chaperone DjlA: MSWLGAGIGAGIGMMFGGPIGAALGAWVGGSFGSGLKKLSEAGITLNRDGAQAVFIVALFSMLAKMAKADGQVSKAEVQLIDDFINNNLRLNAEDRQQAIKIFQNAKTDQYSIYDYARQYSQLIRNQAMREMVYRLLFAVAFADGELHPAEEQILRKIPEELGLHASIFTAMFNEFGHGRGPAASGDSLKAHYDVLECSPDVSDRELKLAYRRKAAEFHPDKIASKGLPEEFMRHAEDQMKSVTVAYDTIVAARKRQAEINQA; encoded by the coding sequence ATGTCCTGGTTAGGAGCGGGTATCGGTGCCGGAATCGGCATGATGTTTGGCGGTCCTATAGGTGCGGCCCTGGGGGCCTGGGTTGGGGGCTCCTTTGGCTCCGGCCTGAAAAAGCTCAGTGAAGCGGGTATTACGCTGAACCGCGATGGCGCCCAGGCGGTATTTATCGTCGCCCTGTTCTCGATGCTGGCGAAAATGGCCAAGGCGGATGGGCAGGTGTCCAAAGCCGAAGTGCAGTTGATCGACGACTTTATCAACAACAACCTGCGCCTGAATGCCGAAGATCGCCAGCAGGCGATCAAGATTTTCCAGAATGCCAAAACGGATCAGTACTCAATATACGATTACGCGCGCCAGTATAGTCAGCTGATTCGCAACCAGGCCATGCGTGAGATGGTCTACCGCCTGCTGTTTGCGGTGGCTTTTGCCGATGGGGAACTGCATCCGGCGGAAGAACAGATTCTGCGCAAAATTCCCGAAGAGCTCGGTCTGCACGCCTCCATTTTCACCGCCATGTTCAATGAGTTTGGCCATGGCCGAGGCCCTGCGGCCAGCGGCGACAGTCTCAAGGCACATTACGACGTGCTGGAGTGCAGCCCGGACGTGAGTGATCGCGAACTGAAACTGGCCTACCGGCGCAAGGCCGCGGAATTCCATCCGGACAAAATTGCCTCGAAGGGTCTACCGGAAGAGTTCATGCGTCATGCGGAAGACCAGATGAAGAGCGTGACCGTCGCCTACGATACGATTGTTGCGGCGCGTAAGCGTCAAGCAGAAATAAACCAGGCCTGA
- a CDS encoding BolA family protein encodes MSLAQQIQEKLTAAFDPSHIEVQCESHMHNVPEGSEMHFRVVLVSEVLNGLRKVQRHQKVYGVLAEEMAGPIHALALHLFTGEEWRGQAPDSPQCLGGGKE; translated from the coding sequence ATGTCCCTTGCGCAGCAGATTCAGGAAAAGCTGACAGCAGCTTTTGACCCATCCCATATCGAAGTACAGTGCGAAAGCCATATGCACAATGTACCGGAAGGCTCTGAAATGCACTTTCGGGTAGTGCTGGTCAGCGAGGTGCTGAATGGCCTGCGAAAAGTACAGCGGCACCAGAAAGTGTACGGTGTGCTTGCGGAGGAAATGGCTGGACCCATTCATGCACTGGCGCTGCATTTGTTTACCGGTGAAGAATGGCGCGGACAGGCGCCGGATAGTCCTCAGTGCCTTGGCGGCGGGAAAGAATAA
- a CDS encoding OmpW/AlkL family protein → MKMTRVLTPLAIAVAALVNAQQASADWLSDGDFVVRVGASWVDPNDDSDQFRLSDRYSTAKFDVDADTTWNISGAWLPVEHWGVELMYIGSTQHDLDVEDIRYGNITYDTDRYRVGSFDASYANAFLNWYPLSRDCLGQPYIGIGVNYTDFSDEHLRGRFRDDINNWDPDLGIRDVDYGLGHSWGVAGQLGVDFRFGRDSAFLVNAAVLYMDADTDLTTYYTDTTLPRNPRLSVSDDVDYSPWVFNLGVGYSF, encoded by the coding sequence ATGAAAATGACACGCGTTCTGACACCGCTTGCGATCGCTGTAGCCGCTCTGGTCAATGCCCAGCAGGCTTCTGCCGATTGGTTGAGTGATGGAGATTTTGTTGTACGTGTTGGCGCCAGCTGGGTAGATCCTAACGACGATAGCGATCAGTTCCGTCTGAGCGATCGATACAGCACGGCAAAGTTTGATGTAGACGCTGATACCACCTGGAATATTTCCGGTGCATGGCTGCCAGTAGAGCATTGGGGCGTCGAGCTGATGTACATCGGTTCCACCCAGCACGATCTGGACGTTGAAGATATTCGCTACGGCAATATCACTTATGACACTGACCGTTACCGTGTAGGTAGCTTCGATGCCAGCTATGCGAATGCATTCCTGAACTGGTACCCGCTGAGCCGCGATTGCCTGGGTCAGCCATACATCGGTATCGGTGTGAACTACACCGACTTCAGTGATGAGCATTTGCGTGGACGTTTCCGCGACGATATCAACAACTGGGATCCGGATCTGGGTATCCGTGATGTGGACTACGGTCTGGGTCACTCCTGGGGTGTCGCCGGTCAACTGGGTGTGGATTTCCGCTTTGGCCGCGACAGCGCCTTCCTGGTTAACGCCGCGGTACTGTACATGGATGCCGACACCGATCTGACGACCTATTACACCGATACTACTCTGCCGCGTAATCCGCGCCTGAGCGTATCCGACGACGTGGATTACAGCCCCTGGGTATTCAACCTGGGTGTTGGTTACTCCTTCTAA
- a CDS encoding DnaJ C-terminal domain-containing protein codes for MEYRDYYQILGVERSASQDEIKKSYRKLARKYHPDVSKEDDAEDRFKEVSEAYEVLKDPEKRAAYDQLGKRWNSGEDFNPPPDWDQGFEFRGGGYTEADPEAFSDFFESLFGGGEFRQGGFHRGGFGQAGQSFHAQGDNTHARIAIDIEDSYRGRKRQITLKHSALGADGRPVVKERTLNVTIPKGVTEGQQIRLAGQGQPGLGDGKPGDLYLEIVFNPHARYSVEGKTVYLELPVAPWEAALGGKVPVTTPEGALNLTLPPNSKNGGKLRLKGKGLPAKEPGDLYVVLDIVTPPAHSEEERAAYRQFRDSFQFDPRKPNSHGGA; via the coding sequence ATGGAGTACCGTGACTACTACCAGATTCTTGGCGTCGAACGCAGCGCCTCACAAGATGAGATCAAGAAGTCCTACCGCAAGCTGGCACGCAAGTATCATCCGGATGTGAGTAAAGAGGATGATGCGGAGGATCGCTTTAAAGAAGTGAGCGAAGCCTACGAAGTACTGAAAGATCCGGAAAAGCGCGCCGCCTACGATCAGCTCGGCAAGCGCTGGAATAGCGGTGAGGACTTTAATCCACCGCCAGATTGGGATCAGGGGTTTGAATTTCGCGGTGGCGGATATACCGAAGCAGACCCCGAGGCCTTCAGTGATTTTTTTGAGAGCCTGTTCGGAGGAGGCGAGTTCCGTCAGGGTGGATTTCACCGTGGAGGTTTTGGTCAGGCGGGCCAGTCGTTCCACGCTCAGGGGGACAACACCCACGCACGTATCGCTATTGATATCGAAGACAGCTATCGGGGACGCAAGCGACAGATTACCCTCAAGCACTCAGCGCTGGGGGCAGACGGGCGCCCCGTAGTAAAAGAACGCACACTGAATGTGACGATCCCCAAGGGGGTGACCGAAGGCCAGCAGATACGCCTGGCGGGTCAGGGGCAGCCGGGCCTGGGTGACGGAAAACCGGGGGATCTGTATCTGGAAATCGTGTTCAACCCGCACGCCCGCTATAGCGTGGAGGGGAAAACCGTATATCTGGAGCTTCCAGTGGCGCCCTGGGAGGCCGCCCTTGGGGGCAAAGTTCCGGTGACCACGCCGGAGGGCGCGTTGAATCTTACCCTGCCGCCCAACAGTAAGAATGGGGGTAAGTTGCGTCTGAAGGGAAAGGGACTACCGGCGAAAGAGCCGGGGGACCTGTATGTGGTTCTGGATATTGTCACTCCGCCGGCTCACAGTGAAGAGGAGCGAGCAGCGTACCGTCAGTTTCGCGACAGCTTTCAGTTTGATCCACGCAAGCCTAACAGCCATGGAGGTGCCTGA
- a CDS encoding chaperone modulator CbpM, which translates to MPSGSPSEEVLAEILDENSILTLRELCMACDLTAEQVLAMVEHGVIDAQGEGTGLRFSGICVRRVRRVYRLERDLGVNHAGAALALELLEEIEQLRARVRRLERR; encoded by the coding sequence ATGCCATCCGGGAGTCCGTCGGAAGAGGTTCTTGCCGAGATCCTCGACGAGAACAGCATCCTTACCCTGCGAGAACTTTGTATGGCCTGCGACCTGACGGCAGAGCAGGTGCTGGCTATGGTCGAACACGGTGTTATCGATGCGCAGGGGGAAGGGACAGGTTTGCGTTTCAGTGGAATCTGCGTGCGTCGGGTGCGCCGCGTATATCGATTGGAGCGGGATCTTGGAGTAAATCACGCGGGCGCCGCACTGGCACTGGAGCTGCTGGAAGAGATTGAGCAGCTGCGGGCTCGGGTGCGGCGTCTTGAGCGGCGCTAG
- a CDS encoding calcium/sodium antiporter, translating to MILASLAIIAGFLLLMWSADRFVDGAAATAKHAGMPPLLIGMVIVGFGTSAPEMVVSAMAALDGSPGLALGNAYGSNIANTGLILGATALFIPLTVNSKIIHKELPLLLIITCITAAFFWNGTLSRAEGAILLAGFFGVIGWSIYSAIQGKGDLIESGMQDNLEEHDMPLGKALFWVIAGLILLVVSSRMLVWGAVTIAHQLGVSDLIIGLTIVALGTSLPELAATLVAAKKGQHDIAIGNVVGSNMFNLLAVVGIAGTIAPMPDVPHELITRDWPMVMGLTLALFVFGYGFGKRQGRINRFEGGALLAAYVAYTAYLVYEITSTATAA from the coding sequence ATGATTCTTGCTTCGCTTGCCATTATTGCCGGATTTCTTTTGCTGATGTGGAGTGCCGATCGCTTTGTCGATGGTGCGGCCGCGACCGCCAAGCACGCGGGGATGCCACCACTGCTGATCGGCATGGTGATTGTGGGCTTTGGCACATCGGCGCCAGAAATGGTCGTATCCGCCATGGCCGCCCTGGACGGTAGCCCGGGGCTGGCACTGGGTAACGCCTACGGCTCCAATATTGCCAATACCGGCTTGATTCTCGGTGCCACTGCACTGTTCATTCCGCTCACCGTCAACAGCAAAATTATTCATAAAGAACTGCCGTTGCTGTTGATCATCACCTGTATTACCGCGGCCTTTTTCTGGAACGGCACTCTCAGCAGGGCCGAAGGGGCGATTTTGCTGGCCGGCTTTTTCGGTGTCATCGGCTGGTCTATTTACTCCGCCATTCAGGGCAAGGGCGACCTGATTGAAAGCGGTATGCAGGACAACCTGGAAGAGCACGATATGCCACTGGGCAAGGCGCTGTTCTGGGTGATTGCGGGACTGATTCTACTGGTGGTCAGTTCACGGATGCTGGTATGGGGAGCGGTGACCATTGCGCACCAACTTGGCGTCAGCGATCTGATCATCGGGCTGACAATTGTCGCGCTGGGTACCTCTCTACCCGAGCTGGCGGCGACACTGGTGGCAGCCAAGAAAGGTCAACACGATATTGCCATCGGCAATGTGGTGGGCTCCAACATGTTCAACTTGCTGGCAGTGGTCGGCATCGCTGGTACCATCGCCCCCATGCCCGACGTGCCCCACGAACTCATCACCCGTGACTGGCCAATGGTGATGGGGCTGACACTCGCGCTGTTTGTTTTTGGCTACGGGTTCGGCAAACGCCAGGGACGTATCAACCGTTTCGAAGGGGGGGCGCTGCTGGCGGCCTATGTGGCCTACACTGCGTACCTGGTGTACGAAATTACCAGCACCGCAACGGCGGCCTGA